A part of Neovison vison isolate M4711 chromosome 6, ASM_NN_V1, whole genome shotgun sequence genomic DNA contains:
- the BOC gene encoding brother of CDO has protein sequence MFCSFFLFMYLCPCEGDFITQPVSTGRPQKAMEIHDCLPLIMNGCFVVNKLHKNLLCYSQELESNNSSNVQAFRVITCNPSLTPLVVCRLEGCVRSRAVRGIGVPLGVSPLAYGTLARTLWDTVLHGTMTTQREKRPKVTLACLLLATTGCFADLDQVPQVTVQPSSTVQKLGGTVILGCVVEPPWMNTTWRLNGKELNGSDDALGILISRGTLVVTALSNRTVGRYQCVARMPAGAVASVPATVTLANLQDFKLDVQHVIEVDEGNTAVIACHLPESHPKAQVRYSVKQEWLEASRDNYLIMPSGNLQIVNASQEDEGMYKCAAYNPVTQEVKTSGSSDRLRVRRSTAEAARIIYPPEAQTIIVTKGQSLILECVASGIPPPRVTWAKDGSSVAAYNKTRFLLSNLLIDATSEEDSGTYRCMADNGVGEPGAAVILYNVQVFEPPEVTMELSQLVIPWGQSAKLTCEVRGNPPPSVLWLRNAVPLASSQRLRLSRRALRVVRVGPEDEGVYQCMAENEVGSAHAVVQLRTARPGTTLRPWRDAKLDRATPSMLPSRPGSPDQMLRGHPGLPKPPTSEQPAFPPCPGEKGQVAPAEAPIILSSPRTSKTDSYELVWRPRHEGGGRAPILYYVVKHRKQVTNSSDNWTLSSIAASQHRLTLTRLDPGSLYEVEMAAYNCAGEGQTAMVTFRTGRRPKPEIMASKEQQIQRDDPGASPQSSSQPDHGRLSPPEAPDRPTISMASETSVYVTWIPRGNGGFPIQSFRVEYKKLKKVGDWILATSAIPPSRLSVEITGLEKGTSYKFRVRALNMLGESEPSAPSRPYVVSSYSGRVYERPVAGPYITFTDAVNETTIMLKWMYIPASNNNTPIHGFYIYYRPTDSDNDSDYKKDMVEGDRYWHSISHLQPETSYDIKMQCFNEGGESEFSNVMICETKARKSSGQPGRLPPPTLAPPQLPPPETAERPMGTGAMVARSSDLPYLIVGVVLGSIVLIIVAFIPFCLWRAWSKQKHTTDLGFPRSAFLSSSCQYTMVPLGGLPGHQASGQPCLSGPSRRACASGIHVNRGCPAAATGYPGVKPQQHCPGVPQQQEDTSSLLKPTILGTGYDPPSRQSPRGPQSSPDEGSFLYTLPDDSTHQLLQPHQDCRRLQEQPTATGQSGVRNVPQGPGLEAAWDPLFHRGPPCCLGLVPVEEVDSPNSCHVGGGDWCSQHPAGAYIGQELGMRLSPSPPVHVAFETPPPTI, from the exons AGCAGTGCGGGGGATCGGAGTACCTCTTGGAGTAAGTCCTCTGGCTTATGGGACGTTGGCTCGAACCCTTTGGGACACCGTGCTGCATGGGACGATGACAACTCAGAGAGAAAAAAGGCCCAAGGTCACCCTCGCTTGCCTCCTCTTGGCCACAACAGGCTGCTTTGCTGACTTGG ACCAGGTCCCTCAGGTCACTGTCCAGCCTTCTTCCACGGTCCAGAAGCTCGGAGGAACCGTGATCCTCGGCTGTGTTGTGGAACCCCCATGGATGAACACCACCTGGCGCCTGAATGGGAAGGAGCTGAATGGCTCAGATGATGCTCTGGGCATCCTCATCAGCCGTGGGACCCTCGTCGTCACCGCCCTCAGCAACCGCACCGTGGGACGGTACCAGTGTGTGGCCCGGATGCCTGCGGGAGCTGTGGCCAGCGTGCCGGCCACTGTGACACTAGCCA aCCTCCAGGACTTCAAGTTGGATGTGCAGCACGTGATTGAAGTGGATGAGGGGAACACAGCAGTCATTGCCTGCCACCTTCCTGAGAGCCACCCGAAAGCCCAGGTCCGGTATAGCGTCAAGCAGGAGTGGCTGGAGGCATCAAGAG ATAACTACCTGATCATGCCGTCGGGAAACCTCCAGATTGTGAATGCGAGCCAGGAGGATGAGGGAATGTACAAGTGTGCCGCCTACAACCCGGTGACCCAGGAAGTGAAAACCTCAGGCTCCAGTGACCGGCTCCGCGTGCGCC GCTCCACTGCCGAGGCTGCTCGCATCATTTACCCCCCCGAGGCCCAGACCATCATCGTCACCAAGGGCCAGAGTCTGATCCTGGAGTGTGTGGCCAGTGGGATCCCACCCCCACGGGTCACCTGGGCCAAGGATGGTTCCAGTGTCGCCGCCTACAACAAGACACGCTTCCTGCTAAGCAACCTTCTCATCGATGCCACCAGTGAGGAGGACTCGGGGACTTACCGCTGCATGGCCGACAACGGGGTTGGGGAGCCTGGTGCGGCGGTCATCCTCTATAATGTCCAGGTATTCG AACCCCCTGAGGTCACCATGGAGCTGTCCCAGCTTGTGATCCCGTGGGGCCAGAGTGCCAAGCTCACCTGTGAGGTGCGTGGGAACCCCCCGCCCTCTGTGCTGTGGCTGAGGAATGCCGTGCCCCTCGCCTCCAGCCAGCGCCTGCGACTGTCCCGCAGGGCCCTGCGAGTGGTCCGCGTAGGGCCCGAGGATGAAGGCGTCTACCAGTGCATGGCTGAGAATGAAGTTGGGAGCGCCCATGCCGTGGTCCAGCTGAGGACCGCCAGGCCAG GTACAACCCTGAGGCCATGGCGGGATGCTAAGCTGGACCGTGCCACCCCTTCCATGTTACCCTCCAGACCCGGAAGCCCTGACCAGATGCTAAGGGGGCACCCAGGGCTCCCAAAGCCCCCGACCTCAGAGCAGCCAGCTTTCCCACCATGCCCcggggagaaggggcaggtggCTCCTGCCGAGGCACCCATCATCCTCAGCTCACCCCGGACCTCCAAGACGGACTCATACGAGCTGGTGTGGCGGCCACGGCACGAGGGTGGCGGCCGGGCGCCAATCCTCTACTACGTGGTGAAGCACCGCAAG CAGGTCACAAACTCCTCCGACAACTGGACTCTCTCCAGCATAGCGGCCAGCCAGCACCGCCTGACCCTCACCAGACTCGACCCTGGTAGCTTGTACGAAGTGGAGATGGCAGCTTACAATTGTGCAGGCGAAGGCCAGACAGCCATGGTCACCTTCCGAACTG GACGGCGGCCCAAACCTGAAATCATGGCCAGCAAGGAGCAACAGATCCAGAGAGATGACCCTGGAGCCAGCCCCCAGAGCAGCAGCCAGCCAGACCATGGCCGCCTCTCTC CCCCAGAAGCTCCTGACAGGCCCACTATCTCCATGGCCTCTGAGACATCAGTGTATGTGACCTGGATTCCCCGTGGGAATGGTGGCTTCCCAATCCAGTCCTTCCGTGTGGAGTACAAGAAGCTAAAGAAAGTGGGGGACTGGATTCTGGCCACCAGTGCCATCCCTCCTTCCCGGCTCTCGGTGGAGATCACTGGCCTAGAGAAAG GCACCTCCTACAAGTTCCGGGTCAGGGCTCTGAACATGCTGGGGGAGAGTGAGCCCAGCGCCCCCTCGCGGCCATATGTGGTGTCAAGCTATAGTGGCCGTGTGTACGAAAGGCCTGTGGCAGGCCCTTACATCACCTTCACGGATGCTGTCAATGAGACCACTATCATGCTCAAGTGGATG TATATTCCAGCGAGTAACAACAACACCCCAATCCATGGCTTTTATATCTATTATCGACCCACAGACAGTGACAATGATAGTGACTACAAGAAGGATATGGTGGAAG GGGACCGATACTGGCACTCCATTAGCCACCTGCAGCCCGAGACCTCCTACGACATCAAGATGCAGTGCTTCAACGAGGGTGGGGAGAGTGAGTTCAGCAACGTGATGATCTGTGAAACCAAAG CTCGAAAGTCTTCTGGTCAGCCCGGCCGGCTCCCCCCGCCAACTCTGGCCCCACCTCAGCTGCCACCCCCGGAAACTGCGGAGCGGCCCATGGGCACTGGGGCCATGGTGGCACGCTCCAGCGACCTGCCCTACCTGATTGTTGGGGTCGTCCTGGGCTCTATCGTCCTCATCATTGTCGCCTTCATCCCCTTCTGTTTGTGGAGGGCCTGGTCTAAGCAAA AACATACCACAGACCTGGGTTTTCCTCGAAGTGCCTTTCTGTCCTCCTCCTGCCAGTACACCATGGTACCACTGGGAGGACTCCCAGGCCACCAGGCCAGTGGGCAGCCCTGTCTCAGTGGCCCCAGTAGACGGGCCTGTGCCAGTGGGATCCATGTGAACAGGGGCTGCCCTGCAGCTGCCACAGGCTACCCAGGTGTGAAACCTCAACAGCACTGCCCAGGGGTGCCTCAGCAG CAAGAGGACACCAGCAGCCTACTGAAGCCGACCATTCTTGGCACTGGATATGACCCCCCTAGTCGCCAAAGTCCCAG GGGTCCCCAGTCTAGCCCAGACGAGGGCTCTTTCTTATATACGCTGCCTGATGACTCAACTCACCAGCTGCTCCAGCCCCACCAAGACTGCCGCCGTCTCCAGGAGCAGCCTACTGCCACAGGCCAGTCAGGCGTGAGGAACgtaccccagggtcctgggctggaagCAGCCTGGGACCCTCTTTTTCACCGAG gGCCCCCGTGCTGCTTGGGCCTTGTACCAGTTGAAGAGGTGGACAGTCCTAACTCCTGCCACGTGGGTGGAGGAGACTGGTGTTCCCAGCACCCCGCCGGGGCCTACATCGGGCAGGAACTTGGGATGCGGCTGTCCCCCAGCCCACCGGTGCATGTAGCTTTTGAAACACCACCTCCTACAATATAG